GTCTGTCCTGCTACGGAGATGCAATCAGCGGTTCTATCTCCCGCTCAATTTGGCGACGTACCGTGTGCTCGGCGACATCGAGATCGTAGCGGGTCTGAAGATTGATCCAGAACTCAGGCGTCATGCCAAAGTAGTGACCAAGGCGTAGCGCGGTATCGATTGTAATTCCATTAATTCCATGCACGATAGCGTCTAAGTCCTTCTCCGAAACCTTGATCCCCTGAGCAAGGCGATCCACACTGAGATTCATCGGAATAAGGAATTCATCGCGTAGGATCTCGCCAGGATGTACCGGAGACAGTAGCTGTCCGGTTGTGACTTCTGAGAAGTCAACCTTTCGTCGGTCCAGTTCTTCGCGTTTAATGGTCATCATTTACCTCCTCAATGATAGTCAACGATCTCGACTTCCCGTGATTCACCATTGCGCCAAACGAAGCAGATGCGCCATCGGTCATTGACGCGAATACTATATTGCCCTCTACGATCAGCTCGCAAAGCCTCGAGACGATTGCCAGGTGGAATAAGCAGGTCGTTGAGCCGATTAGCAGCATCAATTGCCAGAAGCTTCGTCCGCGCTCGTTGCTGGAGTTGCAGAGGCAGGCCGCGAACAGTATGGCCCGCAAAGATAGCCGCGGTGCGCTTGTCTGCAAAACTCTTGATCATGCGTTAACGTTATGATGCGCAAAAAAACTGAGATTTTGGAGACAGGAGTTTAATGTCGTAAAAAATAGCCTGATTGACACATAAAGTCAACTATACATCCCTTCAGAAAACAGTAGTAGGTCAGTGCTTTTGTGAGATTTTAAGGGCGGATACAAAGTATTGTGGGACAAGCGATTGAAAGGGAGGAAGACCTGATTAGACTGCGGTTGAACGGGTAGCGATTTTGTGCGAGGATGGGGAGAAGGTTTGTAGGGCATAGTACTTTCCGCGACAGATATTGCTTTAAAGTAATAGCAATTTTGTCTGAAAATGTATATATAAATACCGACAATTTCAGGTGTGGATGGCGATTCCAAACAAAGCACTTCAGCCCTATATGGAGGCAATAGTATGAGTGCCGGAAAGAGAAAGCACCTGCCGGTCTCGGTACGCCTGCGCTTGCGAAATCTGAGAGATAAAACTGGGGATGCCATATTGATGAACTATCTGCTAAGGAGAAATACCAATGTCTGAGCCATGTTACTTCATTTCTGCTGGCGAATTGCGCGCGATTATTGGAGACGATACCGAC
This sequence is a window from Gemmatimonadota bacterium. Protein-coding genes within it:
- a CDS encoding HigA family addiction module antitoxin: MTIKREELDRRKVDFSEVTTGQLLSPVHPGEILRDEFLIPMNLSVDRLAQGIKVSEKDLDAIVHGINGITIDTALRLGHYFGMTPEFWINLQTRYDLDVAEHTVRRQIEREIEPLIASP
- a CDS encoding type II toxin-antitoxin system RelE/ParE family toxin, which encodes MIKSFADKRTAAIFAGHTVRGLPLQLQQRARTKLLAIDAANRLNDLLIPPGNRLEALRADRRGQYSIRVNDRWRICFVWRNGESREVEIVDYH